AGGGTTGCAGGAAGAATGCCTTAAAACAAGGTCGATGTATTTTTCAACACCCGGATCACGCTGGAACATCCGGCTTTTTCTCCTGCCAAGTATCCGGGTGGCAAGATCGGAGCAATTGGTCACCGGTTTGAAACCAAGGGTCCTCACATCGTCCTCAAAACCCGAAAATGATATCTTACTTTTAAGCTCTTCCAGAGTATCCGCATATATGAGATCTGATTTCGGACTGTCCAGTAATTCATAACATGCAAGTAGCACACCCTCCACGTTTTTCTTGAAGGCTATTATCATCAGCTTGCCCCCATGAAAGAGGCCAGGTTGGTCTGTCTTTTTCCGTTTATCTCAATGAACGGACGGGCTCTGGATATAACAACACCCATACGCATGAGCTCCTTTTCAGATGAGATCGGCCTGGACCTTACTATCCTGTTGGCACCCACGGGACCTATACCCGGTACAAGCAGCAACTCATTCAGGCTGGCAGAGTTGACATTCACAGGGAATCTTTCAGGATGTGACTGTGCCAGCAGCATCTTGGGATCCGAATCTATGAGAAAGCCGTTGTCGTCATAGACCATATCAAAATCAAAGGCTTTCAGGCCATAGTCCTTGAGAAGATAGGAAGTCTGGTAAAGCCTGATTTCCCTCCACCGGGGAGAAGACGGATTGTTCTCAAGAGGTGTGGACGGCACCGGATCAAAACTCATGAAATACGGCCGCCTCAGTTCATACTTATCCATGAACTTATCAACGGTCTGCACTATCTCACGGTCGGGCTCCGACAGAGCACCCACCACGAACTGAGTGTCATTGGCACCCACTATTCGGCCACCATAGCCGACTTCCTTTCTCTTTTTGTTTATCAGGTCCCTGGTCCACTTTAGTCTCTGGAGCACATCACTCTTGTAATCAAAATTCGGGCATATCTCCGAATAGTTCACAGAACTTGTGGTCTCAGCGTTCACACCGAACTTGTTCGCATAATCTGCAATCTCCTCCAGCAGATACAGAGGAGTGCCAGGCATAACGCGCATATGGATGTAGCCGGTAAAGCCCTGGTTTCGCAGGAGTCTTGCCACCTCAAGCTGCTTCTCGGCGGTGTTCTCAGCATCACCGATAACACCGGAAGAAAGAAAAAGACCCTCAATAGCGTTCTTTCTGTAGAAGGACCAGGTGATCTTTGTGATCTCCTCAGGAGTCAGGGACGCCTTTACAGAATTCCTCCCGCATCTGTTGGGACAATAGCTACACTCCCCGGAGCATGAATTTGTAAGCAGGGTCTTGTACAGCTGGATACAACGACCGTCAGGACCGAAGGCGTGACATACGGCACTCTGGTTACAGCTATCATACTTTGTTCCCTCGGAGAGTACCTTCATCCTCTCCGTGAGTGTCATATGGTGTTCATTAACAGTGTGCCTACTGGTCATTGCTTATTAATCCTGTATCAGACTATATAAGCGGCTACCAAGCGATGTGAAAGTATTAACAGAGCAGAGAATAAACAGTAAAAATGTAAAAAACAGAATCAAATGCTGGAATTATTCTTCCCTGACTTTAACCTTGATCTTGAGGACACTTACAGGTTCAAGCTTTTTCCACATTACAGTGGCATTTTCGTCAAATGTGAAATTGCTGACTGTCTTATCTGAAAATTCACCATCCACTTCATAAACAAAAAAGCCTTCTTCGCCATTTGTTGAAACAATATTCTCCTGACCGCGTATGTTCCTGACCTCGACAACAGCCACCTTTTTCAGTGCTTCAAGAAGAGTTGTGCCCTTTTCCACCTCAACTGTCTTGGCAGGTGCGAATATATCGAGAGCCTTGAACAGATTTCTGTCATTTAGCTGCAGAACATGGGTCTTGCCGTATACTTTTCTCTGTATGAGATCTGCTGCTTCGAGAATATTTGCATGTTTTGCTGCAACCGGAACCGAGATGTCCAGTTCACGTGCAAGTTCGGAGATGTGCATTTCCCCTTCTGTCAGTTTTTCGAGCATTCTCAGGCGGGTTTCACTACCCAGAGCACTGAAAAGTTTCAAACGGTCAAGATGCTCGGGGTCTTCAGATTCGTTATTATCGTCTCGGCTCATAGATATTAATGGATTATACACCCATGTATATATAAATTCCGCACCTCATACATTCTCTATAAGTGTAAATGTCCCTGCAGCATATCGATTCGTATCCACAGACGAGTTAGAGAACAGTTACTTTATACGGATCTCCTGTTAAGGGCAGCACGCTGGGTCCTGATCTTCTCGTCAATGGATTGCAGGTCATGGATAATGAATTCATGGGTCAGGTAATCGGGAGATACATATTCCACTATCTCCGAGCAACGTTCATGAGTGAAAGGCATATGCTGATCCATTTTCTCAACCACTTCCATGACTTTGCCGAGACGGTCGAAGAAGGCCATTTCCTCAAAGCCCTCGGGAATTGAAGAATCAGGATCTGACTGCATGATCTCCCCGGACAGGCTGTGATGAAAGTGCATACCCTCAATACGATCAACTATGTCCTCTGGAAGCTTTGAAAGTACATCCAGAACGGTGTCCACCGCACATTCCTCCTCCCTGCATTCCTTTGTAGCATTCATGAGATGTCCCACATCGAGAACGAATGCCCAGTTATCAAAATCAAGCTGCTCGGTGAAATGTCTGATCGGTCCCGCATCGAGAAATGTCAGTCCCGGCCACCAGAGATTCTCAAAGAACAGACGCACAGGTGGTTCACCTGAGGAGAAGGCTTCCACTGACTCATTCAGGAACTCGGCTGTGGTATCCATTACATCATAATCAGTACAGTTGAAACTACGCGTGAACACGTGCTCCAGTTCCACATAAGCCACATGGAACACACCGTATGAGGCATCAAGCAGGCTTGCATTCTCCATTGCTTTTCTGAAATTACCGACAATCTCC
The window above is part of the Methanolobus zinderi genome. Proteins encoded here:
- a CDS encoding radical SAM protein, which encodes MTSRHTVNEHHMTLTERMKVLSEGTKYDSCNQSAVCHAFGPDGRCIQLYKTLLTNSCSGECSYCPNRCGRNSVKASLTPEEITKITWSFYRKNAIEGLFLSSGVIGDAENTAEKQLEVARLLRNQGFTGYIHMRVMPGTPLYLLEEIADYANKFGVNAETTSSVNYSEICPNFDYKSDVLQRLKWTRDLINKKRKEVGYGGRIVGANDTQFVVGALSEPDREIVQTVDKFMDKYELRRPYFMSFDPVPSTPLENNPSSPRWREIRLYQTSYLLKDYGLKAFDFDMVYDDNGFLIDSDPKMLLAQSHPERFPVNVNSASLNELLLVPGIGPVGANRIVRSRPISSEKELMRMGVVISRARPFIEINGKRQTNLASFMGAS
- a CDS encoding ArsR family transcriptional regulator, whose protein sequence is MSRDDNNESEDPEHLDRLKLFSALGSETRLRMLEKLTEGEMHISELARELDISVPVAAKHANILEAADLIQRKVYGKTHVLQLNDRNLFKALDIFAPAKTVEVEKGTTLLEALKKVAVVEVRNIRGQENIVSTNGEEGFFVYEVDGEFSDKTVSNFTFDENATVMWKKLEPVSVLKIKVKVREE
- a CDS encoding TIM barrel protein; the encoded protein is MKELMNLSTYKVEMDIFDSDWGKIANFLTRHQLDGIELYVDHSPLPEIPGHLIEGVHLPYWMGRHRAWLDDSVFSSDVEEAEKTYLFGGQSREEIVGNFRKAMENASLLDASYGVFHVAYVELEHVFTRSFNCTDYDVMDTTAEFLNESVEAFSSGEPPVRLFFENLWWPGLTFLDAGPIRHFTEQLDFDNWAFVLDVGHLMNATKECREEECAVDTVLDVLSKLPEDIVDRIEGMHFHHSLSGEIMQSDPDSSIPEGFEEMAFFDRLGKVMEVVEKMDQHMPFTHERCSEIVEYVSPDYLTHEFIIHDLQSIDEKIRTQRAALNRRSV